One window from the genome of Dermacentor silvarum isolate Dsil-2018 chromosome 7, BIME_Dsil_1.4, whole genome shotgun sequence encodes:
- the LOC119458458 gene encoding salivary cystatin-L, whose amino-acid sequence MAFSGVVAYGMLVVLLAAFSCCTAGPGRLVGGWKKHSVNEKPVFEELAHYAISQQVGGREYFDTVLELVDVDTQLVAGTNYRIKFKVAESTCRVTESYTREACLPKSRESVKDVCTAVIYEVPWLNERSITSFTCEGTSTSK is encoded by the exons ATGGCTTTTTCGGGCGTGGTAGCGTATGGAATGCTAGTCGTCCTGCTCGCTGCCTTCTCTTGCTGCACGGCCGGCCCTGGACGCTTGGTGGGTGGATGGAAAAAGCACAGTGTTAATGAGAAACCGGTGTTCGAGGAGTTGGCGCACTACGCCATATCCCAACAGGTCGGCGGCCGAGAGTACTTCGACACCGTACTCGAGCTCGTCGACGTCGACACGCAG CTCGTGGCCGGCACAAACTACCGAATCAAGTTCAAAGTAGCTGAGTCGACCTGCAGAGTGACAGAATCTTACACCCGGGAGGCCTGCCTTCCAAAGTCTCGAGAG TCGGTGAAGGACGTCTGTACCGCCGTCATCTATGAAGTGCCTTGGCTCAACGAACGTTCGATCACCTCATTCACGTGTGAAGGCACAAGCACTTCCAAATAG